One stretch of Armigeres subalbatus isolate Guangzhou_Male chromosome 2, GZ_Asu_2, whole genome shotgun sequence DNA includes these proteins:
- the LOC134208924 gene encoding uncharacterized protein LOC134208924, with translation MIYLYLELGGVRAIRSDAGRSKRCSSASTTSKSARDDGSAKGDNVGVQSLSFVKEFGFVVGIKVARVHPQEKTLHPSDLRRWEENSNKGNQLGPASLVDRNRSMPKNRLKVMIGPCCSPTTNNSALNQDSQTRSFITCAEINLAAGQSGFFQDRWPHAPTIGYGTDPDVTAVGVQLPNQSSLSSSKPVPRIAINSQFLVELAHANYFAMFNEFASAAIEAVNDLHNRACYEMLPEVILVTNAIRNSLHANPSGQPSDGPMGISVALTPATAHSR, from the exons ATGATATATCTGTATCTCGAGCTCGGTGGCGTTAGGGCGATAAGAAGCGATGCTGGTCGATCGAAACGTTGCTCATCTGCATCTACAACATCGAAGTCAGCTCGGGACGATGGCTCCGCGAAG GGTGATAATGTTGGAGTTCAGTCGTTGTCTTTTGTCAAGGAGTTTGGGTTCGTAGTTGGTATCAAGGTAGCCAGGGTACATCCGCAG GAAAAAACTCTACACCCAAGTGATTTAAGACGCTGGGAGGAGAACAGTAACAAAGGAAATCAGCTGGGGCCTGCTTCGCTCGTCGATCGGAATCGATCAATGCCCAAAAACCGATTGAAGGTGATGATTGGCCCCTGCTGTTCACCTACAACCAACAACAGCGCTTTGAACCAGGATTCACAAACCCGCTCCTTTATCACCTGTGCCGAAATAAACCTCGCTGCTGgtcaatcagggtttttccaAGATCGGTGGCCACATGCACCGACCATCGGCTATGGAACCGATCCGGACGTCACCGCAGTCGGCGTCCAGCTCCCCAATCAATCCTCGCTTTCCAGTAGCAAACCCGTTCCGCGAATAGCGATCAACTCGcagtttctggtggaacttgcACACGCCAACTATTTTGCCATGTTCAACGAATTTGCTTCGGCTGCCATTGAGGCGGTTAACGATCTGCATAACCGGGCCTGTTATGAGATGCTACCGGAAGTGATATTAGTTACGAATGCAATACGGAATTCGCTGCATGCGAATCCTTCTG GTCAACCAAGTGATGGTCCGATGGGAATTAGTGTGGCACTCACCCCAGCGACCGCTCACTCACGGTGA